The window aattcaaaaaaataaaaatataaaatatctttaaattatgagaaattttgtggaatacttacgtatagtttgtaaagtgtgaatttttttttattctcatGTTGTAGATAAATAAAAGATTGATTTCCTAGAGaaggtatgctattttcttcaaatttaccctagttttggttCTAATTTCCGGAATCAAATTGTAATTCGTCTCGAATTTTTCCGTCCGTcatggtcaaagtacccaaaaattatttgaccaaatccggtacggatcccatacccacCCTCATACTAGTATCGTGTTGGcacgggtgcggcacctaaactgccGTGTCGGAGCAGCTTAGCTTTTTGGCTCTATTAAAGATTAAGATGTTGGGCATTGACTAATGAAGGAGGAGGCTTAGCAaattacaaaagaatctgcaaatCATTGCTAACTTTTGCTGACACTCTGCACACGTTGATGAGATTGCAAGTTATTTTATGGCTTCTCATAGTTATATTTCTGCTTTTCATAAAACTGTTGGGTTAGACCATTTTGTGTAGTATAGGCTAACTGAGGAGCTGAGTTGATATAGTGGTAGCTCGGTAACCATTACCTGTTATACAGCTAAATTGACTAGCTAAAAGAGACCCCTTACTGGAATGAAATTTATTTCTTTTCACTAAACAACTTCATGCGGAACAGTAAGAAGTGATTTCCCTGACtgtttcttctttctctccaTTGAAAGGCTAAATTTGCTAGAGAGAGCCTTAAGGAAGTCATATCATCTGAAAGGAGCATGATAGAGAAATTCTCTTACACCGTTTTGGGTATATTGAGTTCATCTTCCCTTGGTGTTACATGCCGAGGTGACAATCTCCAGGAATTATTTGATGCGGACAAAGGATATGTTGTGTTCAAGTTCAATCCAAGGTGAAAAGATTTAATTAAGCTAGATTATCAtgtaatctttttatttttatttttttttatagataaGGATTATTATGTAGTCTTCTAAAGTGTGATCTTTGATTCCTCCTAACCTTCTGGCCCTCTGCAATATTAAACTGAGTCAAACATGGAAATGACTTTAAGCTGTTGAGATGACTACTTATTCAACTAGAAAACAAAAGAAGCTTGAGATGAGATCCTTACGTTTGCACTTCTTTATTAAATGTACTATTAGCATGGCTGGCTCTGGAACCTAGTTTGATTGCTAATCGTTGTGATTGATGATTGATGTTCTTATCCTCCTAGGTAATACCTAGTGAACTTTTTGATGAAACATATATTAAAAATTTGCCACCTTTTAGATAAATGGGATTGGATCTCCAGAAATACTTGGCTGTAGCTTCTCTTTAATGTACGCCCTGGTTGTGCataggggtggcaaaatggttaaaaaaaaaagttaaccatccatattatccactaaaaaatgggttggataatgaactttttaaaaatgggtcaaatatggataagaaccatattatccatttagaaaattggTAACCAATGagtaaccaatggataaccaatgggtctaacttttacattttaaagcctcaaattgggggttactcaagttagggagactaagaattctcccaaaagtgatcatatgcaaaAATTCATGGATAATATAGTTACCCATATTATTCTCTGGTTAACCCGttttttttatccgtattaaatatgagtcGGGTCGAATAATTGATCCGTTTTTTCACTACCCGttttcgacccgaaccatatccgatCCGGCCtgcccgtttgccactcctagtTGTGCATGTGATGCAATTTTACTGTGCTTGAAAATTATGGAGTTAGTTAACTTGCATATTATAATGGTTGATAAAAATACTAATGTACTTTTCTGACTTTGATGTTTCAGCTTATTGTTTATTCTTGAATTGCTTATTTGCTTTAAACTCTTGAAAACCTCCGAGTACATTATTGTGTACAAGTGTGCAAACAATTTTGGGAACTTTCTTCTATGGTAAACCTCACCCACCAAATTAACCGCCCCCCTTTCtccccaacaaaaaaaaaaacttttggaaCATTGCAATATGAAAAATGTATAACATAAATTGGATGGAtggaataattaaataaatctgaGAACTGACTAGAAATATGTCTTGACATATGGAAAATTATCTACTCCACAGCTCATGCATGTATATTGATAGTACTGGAGGGACTCATGAAGTAGGTCTTGAGGAGGTCCAAGCAACAAAGCCTGATCCTTTATGTAAGAGTCTTAGAACTCAACGGTTGATGTTTGCTGCGTATCTTATCTTTTTGAGGACCAATGCATTCTCATTAGCATTATGCTCTAAGTGTATGTTTTCCATTTGTAGCATCATATACTATGAGCCTAATTGATGGAATTAATCAAAGTGAGGCGAGGCGTAGAGCTCTAATTCTCTTCTGCATCACACACTTGAGTAAGAATGCAAAGGTGATCTTCTGGTAGTCCCTGAAAGCTTTGGTTAAAATGTATTTGTTCTCTGAGTTCTCTTGCTAATAATCTAGTAGGCGATTTACTTCTACTTTCGTTTGGAAGTTCGAAGATAAATTCTAGCAGTGTATTTAGGGCCAATAAACCTTTGTGTGTCAATTGATTAAACTCGAAACATTGTTTGTGCATAACCGGGCAAATGTTTACACATGAATTAATCAAAGTGAGGCGAGGCGTAGAGCTCTAATTCTCTTCTGCATCACACACTTGAGTAAGAATGCAAAGGTGATCTTCTGGTAGTCCCTGAAAGCTTTGGTTAAAATGTATTTGTTCTCTGAGTTCTCTTGCTAATAATCTAGTAGGCGATTTACTTCTACTTTCGTTTGGAAGTTCGAAGATAAATTCTAGCAGTGTATTTAGGGCCAATAAACCTTTGTGTGTCAATTGATTAAACTCGAAACATTGTTTGTGCATAACCGGGCAAATGTTTACACATGTTCACGGCCATTTTTTTTCCAGCTTTCATGACTGGGAGATCCTTTGATATTATGTCTGACTTATAATTGTTGTAGCATATCATGATGTGTTCCTGCTTGTTACTGTTCGTGACACCCTTAAGCCATAATTCCATGCTGAACATCAACAGATGTTGTCCTTGGCCTGCTAATTTGCATTGTCATTCAGTCAATATATAAATTACTACTGGCTGATGCGCAGAAGAGAAACTGATATCTGGTTTTATGTGAAGGATGCCTATCTGCTTTCTATAGATCAGAAAGGATTTGATGTGCTAGGAAAAGTTTTAGGTCCAGTGAGGAGCGATGGTTCTCGTGAATATCAGTGGAGGGAGTTCAGAATTCCATTGAGAGAAGAGGCACACAGTGTTGAAATATTCTGCCGTCAGCTTGTTGAAATGGAGGAGAAAGCGCTCAAGAGCTTCTCTAACTTTACTGGCCTATAAATAAGGGTAGAATCAGCTTGTATCGGCATCACCTGACTGGTGTGAAGAAAAAGCAAGCAGTAATGATAGGCAAGCCCCAGAGGGAACAACTGCAACCTGGGTTACTTTTGACAGAGAAGGGGGAACTGCGATGGAGGGCCCTAGCAAGGAACAGAAAGATGCATTGCATTTTATTGCAGAAGAGTGAGCTCTTGTGAGTTGGGCTGTGTGCATGTCCGTTCTTTTAACCTAAGCTTCTGAAATTTTGTAATCATAAAATATAACCTTAGCTAAGACATTACACCCAAGTTTGAGGAACGTGATTCATTTCGTTGTGATGTAGACTGCAAAAAGCTCATCGTTGGTACGAGTTTGCATAGCCTTACGTATACGCAAAGAAACGTGTTTCATTAGATGAAGTCATACAGCATTTATTTAAGGAAACGAGTCAAAACTGCCCCTCAACTATGGAAAATAGAGCAAATTTGTCGTTATTTAAATTTAGTCTCAGACATGCTCTTATCATTAGTAACTTGGTTTAGATTTGCCATAGGAAATAGCGCAAAATTGCCCTCAATTTGACTTTAGTTTCAAATATGCCCTTATTATGAGTAGAGATTTATATTTGCACCTCAAAAATAACGGAATTATTTTTTTATCGATCCTTCTATTTTAGGGTCAAATATCTATTTGGTTACTAATTCTAAaacaagaggaagaagaagagaataaaatgagagaaaaagaaCATGTAGAATTTGTTTAAATAAAAgacttataaaatattttattttgctcAAAGGATATCTAATCATATCTCTCAGTATTTGTCTTTGTGACCATCACTACTTTTTGGTTTAcgcaattgcaattatatgcataaatttcaaagtaataaaattaatattttacagATTTTGTTCTTTCCGGCATAACAAGGATGGCAGTTTCCTTGGCAATATCAAAACTTGTTGCTAAATGTATATAATAACTCCATGtaatttacttttaatttttcactaattttagctagcgtttggacatagattttatTGAAActtgtaaattattttttttaaagttatgttgaaaaataattttttgaagttgaagttgtatttggacatgcattttagtTGAAAAAATGTTGAAGTGttgtgagtggaagaaaaacTTTTACCCAATTTTTCTTcagttttt is drawn from Nicotiana tabacum cultivar K326 chromosome 22, ASM71507v2, whole genome shotgun sequence and contains these coding sequences:
- the LOC107760934 gene encoding uncharacterized protein LOC107760934; translation: MIKGGKATVLTFAEKSKNILESNWQGYLNTVKADAKGSKGEVYSSKVRYLVKRGKPYVWVAENDMHNVNTMIDERGSFAVTSPMPGPLANLLKSIKKLPARVALMGEVLPLKDEKAKFARESLKEVISSERSMIEKFSYTVLGILSSSSLGVTCRGDNLQELFDADKGYVVFKFNPSSCMYIDSTGGTHEVGLEEVQATKPDPLSSYTMSLIDGINQSEARRRALILFCITHLSKNAKDAYLLSIDQKGFDVLGKVLGPVRSDGSREYQWREFRIPLREEAHSVEIFCRQLVEMEEKALKSFSNFTGL